One window of the bacterium genome contains the following:
- a CDS encoding chemotaxis protein CheW codes for MEDEKFELPEPGGQPLQEDVDWSALFDAMGDMVEEEKVADVLTDRARALARVEEDATAEAGDVYTLFSLGLERYALSAAAAREVLELPTITPIPGAAAAIAGLFHRRGRILVALNTKSLLGLEENGRYGNAVVLTGEPARVALLVDEVEAARIIPSGAIYPGDVGGRAIAGITPDRYIVLDAEALRAEIRGVVGTETRGI; via the coding sequence ATGGAAGACGAGAAGTTCGAGCTGCCCGAGCCCGGGGGGCAACCCCTCCAGGAAGACGTCGACTGGTCGGCGCTCTTCGACGCCATGGGGGATATGGTGGAGGAAGAGAAGGTCGCCGACGTGTTGACGGACCGTGCCCGGGCCCTGGCCCGGGTCGAGGAAGACGCGACCGCGGAGGCGGGCGACGTGTATACGTTGTTCTCGCTGGGGCTGGAACGCTACGCGTTATCGGCGGCCGCGGCGCGCGAGGTCCTCGAGCTACCGACGATAACGCCCATACCGGGGGCGGCCGCTGCGATAGCGGGTCTGTTTCACCGCCGCGGGCGGATATTAGTCGCGTTAAATACCAAAAGCTTGTTGGGGCTGGAGGAGAACGGCCGGTACGGCAACGCCGTCGTACTTACCGGCGAGCCGGCGCGCGTAGCCTTGCTGGTGGACGAAGTAGAGGCCGCCCGGATTATACCGTCGGGCGCCATATACCCGGGCGACGTCGGCGGCCGCGCCATAGCCGGCATTACGCCCGACCGTTATATCGTATTAGATGCCGAGGCGCTGCGCGCGGAAATCAGGGGGGTCGTGGGTACCGAAACGAGGGGTATTTAG
- a CDS encoding CheR family methyltransferase, whose translation MNKAFELGEREFQTLSGLLRARLGLDYPPQKKSELEKACAPVSDDLDAAEFCCKVASPSGEALLERLVNRLTVGETYFFRIQAHFDALKSVILPGIFKKRAGEKRLRIWSAGCASGEEPYSVAMLILETLPDPANWEIEFLATDINTDFLASARRGRYREWSFRKVDDYWRKKYFKRADGEWQVAPEVRALVKFVRANLVDERDNAAAAGPAFFDLVLCRNVFIYFDEAAIERASALFRRYVAPGGWFVGGHAEPFVYDDDFEAVNFPSAFVYRKLTPEETAAAKRPPRPAERPRTTVRTRPAASELERADRLVAAGQDSRALEQLAGLVSAREDAELYWRMGRVLGNLGRYEEGLDWCRRGTALDKTNPYCYYIAALIQEEMGKNDEAFENLRRSLYVEKNFVLGHFSMASYHHWRRDEERAARSYRNVLKLLEGRAENEEISGDGLTVGRLREIVNQIL comes from the coding sequence ATGAACAAGGCGTTCGAACTAGGCGAGAGAGAATTCCAAACGCTGAGCGGCCTCCTTCGGGCCCGCCTCGGCCTGGATTACCCACCCCAGAAAAAGTCGGAGCTCGAGAAGGCGTGCGCCCCGGTGAGCGACGACCTAGACGCCGCCGAATTCTGCTGCAAGGTGGCGTCGCCCTCGGGGGAAGCGCTGCTGGAGCGGTTAGTCAATCGACTGACGGTGGGCGAGACTTATTTCTTTCGCATCCAGGCCCACTTCGACGCCCTTAAGAGCGTCATCCTTCCGGGGATATTTAAAAAGCGCGCGGGGGAGAAACGTTTGCGAATATGGAGCGCGGGATGCGCTTCGGGGGAGGAACCGTACTCGGTCGCGATGCTCATTTTGGAAACGCTGCCGGACCCGGCGAATTGGGAGATAGAATTCCTGGCCACCGACATCAACACTGATTTCCTCGCGTCGGCGCGCCGGGGGCGCTACCGCGAGTGGTCGTTCCGTAAAGTGGACGATTATTGGCGGAAGAAGTACTTCAAACGGGCCGACGGCGAGTGGCAGGTCGCGCCCGAAGTCCGGGCGCTGGTGAAGTTCGTGCGGGCCAACCTCGTCGACGAGCGGGATAATGCGGCGGCCGCCGGCCCGGCGTTTTTCGACCTGGTCCTATGCCGCAACGTTTTCATCTATTTCGACGAAGCGGCCATCGAGCGGGCGTCGGCGCTATTCCGGCGATACGTGGCGCCCGGCGGTTGGTTCGTCGGCGGCCACGCCGAACCTTTCGTCTACGACGACGATTTCGAGGCGGTGAATTTCCCCAGCGCCTTCGTATACCGCAAACTGACGCCGGAGGAAACCGCGGCCGCCAAGAGACCGCCCCGGCCGGCGGAGCGGCCGCGTACGACCGTACGCACGCGGCCGGCCGCGAGCGAGCTCGAGCGGGCGGACCGCCTGGTGGCCGCCGGGCAAGACTCGCGGGCGCTGGAGCAGCTGGCCGGCCTCGTCTCCGCGCGCGAGGACGCCGAGTTGTATTGGCGGATGGGGCGCGTCCTCGGAAACCTGGGCCGGTACGAGGAGGGTCTGGATTGGTGTCGTCGCGGCACGGCGCTGGATAAAACTAACCCATATTGCTACTATATAGCTGCTCTCATCCAGGAAGAGATGGGCAAGAACGACGAGGCGTTCGAGAACCTCCGCCGTTCGCTGTATGTAGAAAAAAATTTCGTCCTGGGGCACTTTTCGATGGCGAGCTACCACCACTGGCGACGGGACGAGGAACGCGCCGCGCGGTCGTATCGCAACGTGTTAAAATTGCTCGAGGGCCGCGCCGAAAACGAGGAGATATCGGGCGACGGTTTGACCGTAGGCCGTCTGCGCGAAATCGTAAACCAAATCCTGTAA
- a CDS encoding chemotaxis protein CheW gives MARKRKIDEKIEARIKELEDELLSLKADYVGAAIDELRRPKGPFAVVTFRVGGKTFALPLWSVKSISRAVAITDKGELGPGFAGVITYHGELVPVLDGAALGSEGREIDVGDHIIYFTAGDRRVALVVSAVLDVETFDSEKIVSAGDAGLPRRPFLGIYEQNGGLTRILEPSALLPDVTARAAKDDVEAEPDATPETDGDESAE, from the coding sequence GTGGCTCGGAAGAGGAAAATCGACGAGAAGATCGAGGCCCGCATAAAGGAGCTCGAAGACGAGCTGCTTTCGCTGAAGGCGGACTACGTCGGCGCGGCCATAGACGAGCTGCGCCGGCCCAAAGGCCCGTTCGCGGTCGTCACCTTCCGCGTCGGCGGGAAGACTTTCGCGTTGCCGCTTTGGTCGGTGAAGAGTATTTCGCGCGCGGTAGCGATTACCGATAAAGGCGAGCTCGGCCCGGGCTTTGCCGGCGTCATAACTTATCACGGCGAGCTCGTCCCGGTTTTGGACGGGGCGGCGCTGGGGAGCGAAGGCCGCGAGATAGACGTCGGCGACCACATTATTTACTTCACCGCCGGCGACCGTCGCGTGGCGCTCGTCGTCTCGGCGGTACTCGACGTCGAGACCTTCGACAGCGAGAAGATCGTCTCGGCGGGCGACGCCGGATTGCCGCGCCGGCCTTTCCTCGGCATCTACGAACAGAACGGCGGCCTTACGCGTATCCTCGAGCCGTCCGCCCTGTTGCCCGACGTTACCGCGAGAGCCGCGAAGGACGACGTGGAGGCCGAGCCGGACGCGACGCCCGAAACCGACGGCGACGAATCCGCGGAATGA
- a CDS encoding cytochrome c biogenesis protein ResB, protein MSRIGKSIWKLLTSLELGVVLVVVLAAFMVVGALLPQGMDDEFYLKAWDEGTYHALRDLGLLDVFHRPIFLVPAILLGVNLLCCSIDILRKFLPKTITARYVVSALYHLALVGMFAGFFATYLFSYGGELTIKPGESVHVPLKKGETAWAKLAPRLGLAAPQNEETPYELRLKSFETTYVEREGKTFVKDWISELEVVADGAVAAAKRIEVNDPLVYGGMKYYQAFFDQKIKFDVDGEEQEVGPGEPLAVGDETLMVSTVKSGSLLGDDGPTPLGPYVELKEMPKDKWHRVTKDVRPGRRLDRGKPVDVGARRVTFVSFEESSGLTYKRDPAVKFLWVLWIAFTALIAVRIYVQESALTWFRKER, encoded by the coding sequence GTGAGTAGGATAGGGAAGAGCATCTGGAAACTCCTCACCTCCCTCGAGCTCGGGGTGGTCCTCGTGGTCGTCCTGGCGGCGTTCATGGTCGTGGGGGCGCTGTTGCCGCAGGGGATGGACGACGAGTTCTACCTCAAGGCCTGGGACGAGGGGACGTACCACGCCCTCCGCGACCTCGGCCTGCTCGACGTCTTCCACCGGCCTATATTCCTCGTACCCGCAATTCTCTTGGGCGTCAACCTCCTGTGCTGCTCGATAGATATTCTCCGCAAGTTCTTGCCGAAGACCATAACGGCGCGCTACGTTGTCTCGGCGCTCTACCACCTGGCGTTGGTGGGGATGTTCGCCGGCTTCTTCGCGACCTACCTCTTCTCGTACGGCGGCGAGCTGACTATAAAGCCGGGCGAGTCGGTTCACGTGCCGCTGAAGAAGGGCGAAACGGCGTGGGCGAAGCTCGCGCCGCGGCTCGGCCTCGCGGCGCCGCAAAACGAGGAGACGCCCTACGAGCTGCGCCTTAAGAGCTTCGAGACGACGTACGTCGAGCGGGAGGGTAAGACATTCGTCAAGGATTGGATAAGCGAGCTCGAGGTCGTCGCGGACGGCGCCGTCGCGGCGGCCAAGCGCATCGAGGTGAACGACCCGCTGGTCTACGGCGGCATGAAATATTACCAGGCGTTCTTCGACCAGAAGATAAAGTTCGACGTGGACGGCGAGGAACAGGAAGTCGGGCCCGGCGAGCCGCTGGCGGTGGGCGACGAGACGCTGATGGTTTCCACCGTCAAGAGCGGGAGCCTCCTCGGCGACGACGGCCCGACGCCGCTGGGGCCGTACGTCGAGCTCAAGGAGATGCCCAAGGACAAGTGGCACCGCGTCACGAAAGACGTCCGGCCCGGGCGGCGGCTGGACCGCGGCAAGCCGGTCGATGTCGGCGCGCGCCGCGTTACGTTCGTATCGTTCGAGGAATCGAGCGGCCTTACGTACAAGCGCGACCCGGCGGTGAAATTTTTGTGGGTATTGTGGATCGCGTTTACGGCCTTGATCGCGGTGCGGATATACGTCCAGGAGTCGGCGCTGACGTGGTTCCGAAAGGAGCGGTAG
- a CDS encoding DNA methyltransferase, which produces MVYNPEYAVKPFTDFGKVGPVTDLGELNLNWRECDLPERERTKHVHRLHPYLGKFIPQLVEIFIRKYEPKLVIDPFCGSGTTLVEGLSLGVDSFGCDISEFNCLLTRVKTTYYELGLLEKEIRDILQRYKMAAREDLFGGAVEVESRNEYLRKWFAPKALNELLIYKSLIPDYKYQDVMKIILSRSARSARLTTHFDLDFPKEPTTEPYYCYKHGRTCYPTENADKFISRYSLDTLRRIKEFAFARGDAKAEVVAGDARELEFPAADIVITSPPYVGLIDYHEQHRYAYELLGLKNNEEAEIGAAKKGRSQKATDKYVEGITRVFKRLKRFVKPDCVFVVIANDSKNVYPQIANASNFEVINELSRHVNRRTGRRATDFFEKIFIWENPD; this is translated from the coding sequence ATGGTTTATAACCCCGAATACGCGGTAAAACCGTTTACCGATTTCGGAAAAGTCGGCCCTGTTACCGACTTAGGGGAGCTTAATTTAAATTGGCGCGAGTGCGACTTACCGGAACGGGAAAGGACTAAGCACGTACATAGGTTACACCCTTACTTAGGGAAATTCATTCCGCAACTCGTTGAAATATTTATTAGGAAGTACGAACCCAAGCTAGTAATAGACCCTTTCTGTGGTTCCGGTACGACTTTAGTAGAAGGACTATCTTTGGGTGTAGATTCTTTCGGTTGCGATATATCGGAATTTAATTGTTTATTAACCCGGGTTAAAACCACGTATTACGAATTAGGGCTGTTAGAGAAAGAGATACGGGATATACTACAACGCTATAAAATGGCGGCCCGGGAAGATTTGTTCGGCGGGGCGGTCGAAGTCGAATCCCGTAACGAATACCTAAGGAAATGGTTTGCCCCGAAGGCGTTAAACGAACTATTAATTTATAAATCCTTAATTCCGGATTATAAATATCAGGACGTTATGAAAATTATTCTCTCGAGGTCAGCACGGTCCGCGAGGCTTACTACGCATTTTGATTTGGACTTCCCCAAAGAACCTACAACGGAACCTTATTATTGCTATAAGCACGGGCGAACATGTTATCCTACGGAAAACGCCGATAAATTTATATCGCGTTATTCGCTGGACACTTTAAGGCGTATTAAAGAATTCGCGTTTGCTAGAGGGGACGCAAAAGCCGAAGTAGTTGCGGGAGATGCCCGGGAGTTAGAATTCCCGGCAGCGGATATCGTAATTACGTCTCCGCCTTATGTAGGTTTAATTGATTACCACGAGCAACACAGGTATGCTTACGAATTACTCGGCTTAAAAAATAATGAAGAAGCTGAAATAGGTGCCGCGAAGAAAGGAAGGTCCCAGAAAGCTACGGATAAATACGTCGAAGGTATTACGAGAGTATTTAAGCGGCTAAAAAGATTCGTGAAACCCGACTGCGTGTTCGTGGTTATAGCTAACGATAGTAAAAACGTTTACCCTCAGATCGCGAACGCATCCAATTTCGAGGTAATTAATGAGCTAAGCCGTCACGTCAACCGTCGAACGGGGCGGCGCGCAACCGATTTCTTCGAAAAAATCTTTATCTGGGAGAACCCTGATTAA
- the ccsA gene encoding cytochrome c biogenesis protein CcsA, giving the protein MLAAVDHGVYIALVPLYGLVAVTHALRRNGIPQLSWAVLALNTLLIILRWAEVGRTPFSTLYECLSLFAWSGALAYLLVQRFGGEKVRWSGVVLFAITAAAMGYGATRDPGVRPLSPALDSIWFEVHVIPAFASYALFVAAFAYELEFLVTAAKRERLDLFSRKLILFGFPLLSFGIFSGAGWAEEAWGTYWSWDPKETASLVTWCVYLAYIHASRSPRFARVPSRVLNVLGFVSMMFTFLGFNVLAKLLGLPTAHAYT; this is encoded by the coding sequence ATGTTGGCCGCGGTAGACCACGGCGTATACATAGCCCTCGTCCCGCTGTACGGCCTGGTAGCCGTTACGCACGCGCTGCGTCGCAACGGCATCCCGCAGCTCAGCTGGGCCGTCCTGGCCCTCAACACGCTCCTGATAATCCTGCGCTGGGCGGAGGTCGGCCGCACGCCGTTCTCCACCCTCTACGAGTGTCTGTCGCTCTTCGCCTGGTCCGGCGCGCTGGCGTATCTGCTGGTCCAGCGGTTCGGCGGCGAGAAGGTCCGTTGGTCCGGCGTCGTCCTCTTCGCCATTACGGCCGCGGCGATGGGTTACGGCGCGACCAGGGACCCCGGCGTAAGGCCGCTGTCGCCGGCGCTCGACTCCATCTGGTTCGAGGTCCACGTCATCCCGGCCTTCGCCTCCTACGCGCTCTTCGTGGCCGCCTTCGCGTACGAGCTCGAGTTCCTGGTGACCGCGGCGAAGCGCGAGCGCCTCGACCTCTTCTCGCGCAAGCTCATCCTCTTCGGCTTTCCGCTGCTGTCGTTCGGGATATTCTCCGGCGCCGGCTGGGCCGAGGAGGCGTGGGGGACGTACTGGTCGTGGGACCCGAAGGAGACGGCGTCGCTGGTGACGTGGTGCGTCTACCTGGCGTATATCCACGCGTCGCGGAGCCCGCGCTTCGCCCGGGTGCCGTCGCGGGTGCTGAACGTCCTGGGCTTCGTCTCGATGATGTTCACGTTCCTGGGCTTTAACGTCCTCGCGAAGCTGTTGGGCCTCCCGACCGCGCACGCGTATACTTAG
- the secF gene encoding protein translocase subunit SecF, whose protein sequence is MRLFQDTNYNFISLGRPALIFSAVLMIASAILLFTKGPNFGIDFTGGVKIDVLTNRRVTVSDLENIRGAAPVEIHSVGRAEREMLISQKGLEKADDYADAVVKARREAGKFESLAEVAAIPDVDLTEDELATVFAVTTEEAEGAKGTLRIDINKAAPDNIRERIQQIIVDKTVANLSRVLGEVFGVPAGAAGKVDINGIEDAGLLEEEFARYMPPADAAALARNVARKRSLGAQAEATTLLPSLPAAYEGVKVSAAAKKALGDNFYAGTFAIRGTENIGPRVSRQLIGLAMKALGFALLAMLAYIAIRFKFTSGIVAIISLIHDVLITMGLAVLVGIEIDLTVVAAFLTVVGYSINDTVVTYDRIREDARQGRKESYRGLLNRAINENLSRTLITGTGSLVALLILYFLGGDALRGFAFILWVGIVLGTYSSIYVCAALLDEIDNFRTRRRKGKLEARVARAQVKKKVRKRKKK, encoded by the coding sequence ATGCGCCTCTTTCAGGATACGAACTATAACTTCATAAGCCTGGGTCGGCCCGCGCTGATTTTCTCGGCCGTGCTGATGATAGCCAGCGCCATCCTGTTGTTTACCAAGGGCCCCAACTTCGGCATCGACTTCACCGGCGGCGTCAAGATAGACGTTCTGACGAACCGCCGCGTCACCGTTTCGGACCTCGAGAATATCCGCGGCGCGGCGCCGGTCGAGATCCACTCCGTGGGGCGCGCCGAGCGCGAGATGCTCATCTCGCAAAAGGGCCTCGAGAAGGCGGACGATTACGCCGACGCCGTGGTCAAGGCTCGCCGCGAGGCGGGGAAGTTCGAGAGCCTGGCCGAGGTCGCGGCCATACCCGACGTGGACCTGACCGAGGATGAGCTCGCGACCGTCTTCGCCGTCACGACCGAGGAGGCCGAGGGTGCCAAGGGTACGCTCCGCATAGATATCAACAAGGCCGCGCCCGACAACATCCGCGAGCGCATCCAGCAGATCATCGTCGACAAGACCGTCGCCAACCTGAGCCGCGTGCTGGGCGAGGTCTTCGGCGTGCCGGCGGGCGCCGCGGGAAAGGTGGATATCAACGGCATCGAGGACGCCGGCCTCTTGGAGGAGGAGTTCGCCCGCTATATGCCGCCGGCGGACGCCGCGGCGCTGGCGCGCAACGTCGCGCGTAAGAGGAGCCTGGGCGCGCAGGCCGAGGCCACGACGCTTCTGCCGTCGCTCCCGGCGGCGTACGAGGGCGTTAAGGTCTCGGCCGCGGCCAAGAAGGCGTTGGGGGACAACTTCTACGCCGGGACCTTCGCCATCCGCGGTACCGAGAACATAGGCCCGCGCGTCAGCCGCCAGCTCATCGGCCTCGCGATGAAGGCGCTTGGCTTCGCGCTCCTGGCGATGCTGGCCTATATCGCCATCAGGTTTAAATTCACCAGCGGCATCGTCGCCATCATTAGCCTTATCCACGACGTCCTCATTACGATGGGCCTCGCCGTCCTGGTGGGCATCGAGATCGACCTCACCGTCGTCGCGGCCTTCCTCACCGTCGTCGGCTACTCCATCAACGATACCGTCGTCACGTACGACCGCATCCGCGAGGACGCGCGCCAGGGCCGCAAGGAGAGCTACCGCGGGCTCCTCAACCGCGCCATCAACGAGAACCTGTCGCGTACCCTCATAACCGGCACGGGCTCGCTGGTCGCGCTGTTGATACTCTACTTCCTGGGCGGCGACGCGCTGCGCGGTTTCGCGTTTATCTTGTGGGTGGGCATCGTCCTGGGAACTTATTCGTCCATATACGTCTGCGCCGCGCTCCTCGACGAGATCGACAACTTCCGGACGCGCCGCCGCAAGGGCAAGCTGGAGGCCAGAGTCGCCCGGGCCCAGGTGAAGAAGAAGGTCCGCAAAAGAAAGAAGAAGTAA
- the surE gene encoding 5'/3'-nucleotidase SurE codes for MSEAPLILVTNDDGANAPGLAALASALDALGDVAVVAPDRERSAVGHAVTMTEPLRAWRELWPDGREVFVVDGTPADCVKVGVKALLERRPDAVFSGINLGGNAGVNVIYSGTVSAATEATILGIPAAAISLDTFTDPDFGPAARVAAQVAAKILRDGLPPRVMLNVNVPALPAEEIAGVRVTRQSGAVLEDRYEERHDPRGRRYFWLAAERLSAPDPRDDDDITALEEGYVSVTPIHYDLTDEAARAELARWAEDLNL; via the coding sequence ATTAGCGAAGCGCCCTTAATTCTGGTTACCAACGACGACGGCGCGAACGCGCCTGGGCTTGCGGCGCTGGCGTCGGCCCTCGACGCGTTGGGCGACGTCGCGGTCGTCGCGCCGGACCGCGAGCGCTCTGCGGTGGGCCACGCCGTAACGATGACGGAGCCGTTGCGCGCCTGGCGCGAGCTTTGGCCGGACGGCCGGGAGGTCTTCGTCGTCGACGGGACCCCCGCCGACTGCGTCAAGGTCGGCGTGAAGGCGCTGCTCGAGCGCCGACCCGACGCCGTCTTCTCGGGTATAAACCTGGGCGGTAATGCCGGCGTCAACGTCATATACTCCGGGACCGTCTCCGCGGCCACGGAGGCGACCATCCTCGGCATCCCCGCCGCGGCGATATCGCTCGACACTTTTACGGACCCGGACTTCGGCCCGGCGGCGCGCGTCGCGGCGCAGGTGGCGGCGAAGATACTACGGGACGGCTTGCCGCCGCGCGTCATGCTGAACGTCAACGTGCCGGCGCTGCCCGCCGAGGAAATCGCCGGCGTGAGGGTAACGCGCCAGAGCGGCGCCGTGCTCGAGGACCGCTACGAGGAACGGCACGACCCCCGCGGCCGCCGCTACTTCTGGCTCGCCGCGGAGCGGTTGAGCGCGCCGGACCCGCGCGACGACGACGACATCACGGCGCTCGAGGAAGGTTACGTTTCGGTAACGCCCATACATTACGACCTGACCGACGAGGCGGCCCGGGCCGAGCTCGCGCGGTGGGCCGAGGATTTAAACTTGTAA
- a CDS encoding double-cubane-cluster-containing anaerobic reductase — protein MADDWTGMWKELGLDLEKHDVLMGALGPLYLKWFTDQPNRPETMAYYDFVISQVHGLRIKELLDHKKKGGTVVGTFCLFVPEEVVVALDGVAVGLCAGADFSVPIAEAELPRNLCPLIKSFYGFKLGKICPYFESADVVVGETTCDGKKKAYELLGEIHPVYVMEVPNKKGPPDRELWRAELDNFIAAMEKQTGKKLTAENLAAAVKKVNAKRRAIKRVHELRWNDPTPISGKDALLIMQISFYDDLDRFTQKTNEVADELEKRVAAGEGVFDKGTPRLMISGTPMAIPNWKVHQVVETSGAAVVAEEMCTGFRYYKNTIDEGAKTLDEMKEALLDHYMGINCACFTPNEPRLDDIDYLFKNSRARGIIHATLSFCTPYLVEAENVKKFADGRGIPMLALETDYSDGDVGQLKTRVEALLEQVSS, from the coding sequence ATGGCCGATGACTGGACCGGCATGTGGAAAGAACTGGGGCTCGACCTGGAAAAGCACGACGTACTTATGGGCGCGCTGGGACCGCTCTACTTGAAGTGGTTCACGGACCAACCTAACCGCCCCGAAACCATGGCGTATTACGACTTCGTAATCTCGCAAGTCCACGGCCTCCGCATCAAGGAGCTCCTGGACCATAAAAAGAAAGGCGGCACCGTCGTCGGAACGTTTTGCCTGTTCGTGCCGGAGGAGGTCGTCGTCGCGTTGGACGGCGTCGCCGTAGGCCTGTGCGCCGGCGCGGACTTCTCGGTTCCCATAGCCGAGGCGGAGCTGCCTCGGAACCTCTGCCCGCTAATCAAGTCGTTCTACGGCTTCAAGCTCGGTAAAATTTGTCCCTACTTCGAGTCCGCCGACGTCGTCGTGGGCGAGACGACGTGCGACGGGAAGAAGAAAGCGTACGAGTTGCTCGGCGAGATCCATCCCGTATACGTGATGGAAGTGCCCAACAAAAAGGGCCCGCCGGACCGCGAGCTGTGGCGCGCCGAGCTCGACAACTTCATCGCCGCCATGGAAAAACAAACCGGCAAAAAACTCACCGCCGAAAACCTCGCCGCGGCCGTCAAAAAGGTCAACGCCAAACGCCGCGCCATAAAACGGGTGCACGAGCTGCGCTGGAACGACCCGACGCCCATCTCGGGCAAGGACGCCTTGCTCATTATGCAAATATCTTTCTACGACGACCTGGACCGCTTCACGCAGAAGACCAACGAGGTCGCGGACGAACTCGAGAAACGCGTCGCCGCCGGCGAGGGCGTCTTCGACAAGGGGACGCCTCGCCTGATGATCTCCGGGACGCCGATGGCCATCCCCAACTGGAAGGTCCATCAGGTAGTCGAGACCTCGGGCGCCGCGGTAGTCGCCGAGGAGATGTGCACCGGCTTCCGGTATTATAAAAACACGATAGACGAAGGCGCGAAGACGCTGGACGAGATGAAGGAAGCGTTGCTCGACCACTACATGGGTATAAACTGCGCCTGCTTTACGCCCAACGAACCTCGCCTCGACGACATCGATTACCTATTCAAAAATTCCCGCGCCCGGGGTATAATACACGCGACGCTGTCGTTCTGTACGCCGTACCTCGTCGAAGCGGAGAACGTCAAGAAGTTCGCCGACGGACGCGGCATCCCGATGCTCGCGCTGGAGACCGACTACTCCGACGGCGACGTGGGCCAACTCAAGACGCGCGTCGAGGCGCTGCTCGAGCAAGTGAGTTCCTAA
- a CDS encoding acyl-CoA dehydratase activase: MAYYAGIDVGSLATKCVVVNDDGRAAANAALPTGVAGAAAARKAFDEALAGVGISAGEVARVVGTGYGRARVPFADRAVTEIMCHARGAFEHVGASVTVVDVGGQDVKAIRVNDRGGVAEFAMNDRCAAGTGRFLEIMARALEMDLAELAGIDAGRPDAAKVNNMCTVFAESEVVGLLHEGVEPAAIGAGILRAVAERVSSLASRLGGSRYVLSGGVALNRGFALALAVALRRDVDVLPDPQFVGALGAALLARG; encoded by the coding sequence ATGGCATATTACGCCGGCATAGACGTAGGTTCGTTGGCGACCAAGTGCGTGGTCGTCAACGACGACGGGAGGGCCGCCGCCAACGCGGCCCTCCCCACCGGCGTCGCCGGGGCCGCCGCGGCGCGGAAGGCGTTCGACGAAGCGCTGGCCGGCGTCGGCATTTCGGCGGGCGAGGTGGCCCGGGTCGTCGGGACCGGTTACGGCCGCGCCCGCGTTCCGTTCGCGGACCGCGCCGTTACCGAAATAATGTGCCACGCCCGCGGAGCCTTCGAGCACGTCGGCGCCAGCGTCACCGTCGTCGACGTCGGCGGCCAGGACGTTAAAGCGATACGGGTGAACGACCGGGGCGGCGTGGCCGAGTTCGCGATGAACGACCGCTGCGCCGCCGGGACCGGCCGCTTCCTCGAAATAATGGCCCGGGCGTTGGAGATGGACCTCGCCGAGTTGGCCGGCATCGACGCCGGCCGCCCCGACGCGGCCAAGGTTAACAATATGTGCACCGTCTTCGCCGAGTCGGAAGTCGTCGGCCTGCTGCACGAGGGCGTGGAGCCCGCGGCCATCGGCGCGGGGATCCTGCGCGCGGTAGCGGAACGCGTGTCGTCGCTCGCCTCCCGGTTGGGCGGGAGCCGCTACGTGCTGTCGGGGGGCGTGGCGCTAAACCGCGGCTTCGCCCTGGCGCTGGCCGTCGCGCTGCGCCGCGACGTGGACGTCCTCCCGGACCCCCAATTCGTCGGCGCCCTCGGCGCGGCTTTGCTCGCCCGAGGCTAA